The genomic interval GCGGCCGGAATTGTGGTCCGAGCGCGGTTGGGCGCACCGCACCGAGGCCGGGCTGGTCGCGCCGCAGTTCTGGGAGCGCGATGGCGGAAACTCGTGGTGGCGGCGCGTTTTCGGGACCATGGAGCCGGTGCGCCCGCAGCAGCCGGTGGTGCACGTGTGCTGGTTCGAGGCCGAGGCCTACGCCAACTGGGCCGGTAAGCGCCTGCCCACCGAGGCCGAATGGGAGAAGGCGGCCCGCTTCGACCCGGCCACCGGGCTGACCCGCCGCTATCCCTGGGGGGATGCCGATCCCACCGCGGCCACGGCGAATCTCGGCCAGCGCCATCTGGAACCGGCCGAGGTGGGGGCGTATCCGGCGGGCGCGTCCCCGGCCGGTGTGCACCAGCTGATCGGTGACGTCTGGGAGTGGACCGCTTCGGGTTTCGAGGCGTACCCCGGGTTCGAGGCCTTCCCGTATCGGGAGTACTCGGAGGTGTTCTTCGGCGGCGACTACAAGATGCTGCGCGGTGGGTCGTTCGGCACCGACCCGGTCGCCTGCCGCGGCACCTTCCGCAACTGGGACCACCCGATCCGCCGCCAGATCTTCTCCGGCTTCCGCCTGGCCCGCGATCTGCGCCCGGACGAACGCTGATGTGCCGTCATCTCGGCTACCTCGGCCCACCGGCCCCCGTCGGCGAGTTGCTCACGCGCGGAGGCCATTCCCTGCGCACCCAGTCATGGCAGCCGCGCGAGATGCGCGGCGGCGGCACCATCAACGCCGACGGCTTCGGCGTCGCGTGGTGGGTGCCCGTGGTCGAGTCGCTGGGTTCGGAACCGACCCGCGGCACGCATGCGCGAGTGCCCGTGCCGGACGCAGGCCGCACGGCGGGCGGCGTGGGCGGGGCCGGTAAAGCGCCCGGGACCGACGAGATGCGCCGGGCCGGTGAAGTGCGCGGAGTGCACGAGGTGGGCGAGGTGCGCGGGGCGGGCGGCGTGGGCGGGCTAGACGAGGCGCGCGGGGCGGGCGAGGTTCGAATGGCGGGCGGGATCGGCGGGCGGTCTCCGGTTACGTTGGTGGCCAGTCGTTATCGCAATCCCGCGCCGATCTGGACCGACCCGGCGGTGGACGAGGTGCTGCCACAGTTGCGGTCGACGGCGGTGGTGGCGGCGGTGCGGTCCGCGACGGTGGGGATGCCCGTGGAGCGCTCGGCCTGCGCCCCGTTCACCCGCGGCCGCTGGGCGTTCAGCCACAACGGGGTGGTCCAGGACTGGCAGCGGGTGCTGACCGAGGTGGCCGCGGAGCTGGGCGTCACCACCCTGCTGGCGGCCGAGTCGCAGACCGATGCCGCCCTGCTCTGGGTGATCCTGCACGATCTGCTCGAAAAGCTCGCCGAGGCAGCGGAATACGACCGCATGCCGATCGAGCCGGACGGCGGCGCGGCGCCCGCCGCGAACGGTTACGCCATCGCCGAAACCCCCGAGTCGTGGACCCTCATCGCCGACGACTGGCCGGAGCGAGCCGCCGTCCCGGGCCGCGCGCTGCGGCTGCTGGTCTCGGCGGTCCTGGCCCGCGCGCCGCACGCCCGGCTGAACCTGCTGCTGAGCGACGGCGAAACCCTGTGGGCCACCACCGTCTACCACTCCCTGTCGGCCCTGGTCACCGACACATCGGTGGCGCTGTCCTCCGAACCCTACGACGACGATCCGCGCTGGCAGGCCATCGCGGACGGGCAGCTGGTGACGGCCCGGCCCGGCCACCTGTCCGTCGTCCCCCTCGCATCCGCCGAATCCGAAAGGGCGCCTTCATGACCGCACCGACGCTGGAGATCCACCTCACCGACGACGACCTCACCGCGGCGCTGCGGTCGGATGCCCGGCTCGGCCTCACCTCGACCCCGAAGACCTTGCCGCCCAAGTGGTTCTACGACGCCCGGGGCAGCGAACTGTTCGAGGCGATCACCGCGCTGCCGGAGTACTACCCGACACGGACCGAGCGGGCGCTGCTGGAGCAGGTGGTCGGTGAGATCGCCCGGATCGCGCAGGCCGAGGTGCTGGTCGAGCTGGGGGCGGGCTCGGCGGCCAAGACCAGGCTGCTGCTGTCGGCGCTGAGCGCCGAGGGCCCGTTGAAAACGTATGTCCCGCAGGATGTCTCGGTGTCCGCGCTGCGCGACGCCGCCCAGCAGCTGGTGACGGAGTTCCCGGGCCTGGCGGTGCACGGGGTGGTCAGCGACTTCACCGACACCCTGCACAACCTGCCGCGCGGCGGCCGCCGCATGATCGCCTTCCTGGGCGGCACCATCGGCAATCTGGTCCCCGCCGAGCGGGCCGAATTCCTGTCCGGCGTCCACGAGGTGCTGGAGCCGGGGGAACAACTGCTGCTCGGCGCGGGCTTGGTGATCGACCCGGCCGTACTGGTGCCCGCCTACGACGACGCCGCGGGCGTCACCGCCGAATTCAACCGAAATGTGCTGTACGTCCTGAACTCTCGCCTGCACGCCGACTTCGATCCGGAGAGCTTCCGGCACGTGGCGGTGTGGGACGCGGCGAACGAATGGATCGAGATGCGCCTGGAGGCCACCCGGGCGATGACGGCCACCGTCGCCGATCTGGGTCTCACGGTGCGCTTCGACGAGGGCGAGCAGATGCGTACGGAGATCTCCGCCAAGTTCCGTGTCGAGGGCCTCACCGCTGAACTGGCGGTCGGCGGCTTCGACACCGAGCAGGTGTGGACCGATCCGCGCGACCGTTTCGCGCTGGTGCTGGCCGCCCGCCGCTGACCGGAAGGTCAGCGGCGCGGCGGCGCCTCGGTCTCGCCGCCGACGACCGCGCCCAGCCACTCGATGAGCGGCCGCATGGTCTCCCAGGACTTGCGAATCTCCTTGGCGGCGCGGGGCGTCGGCAGCCAGTCGGGCGCGCCGAACTCCTTGCTCACCAGCAGGGACTTGTGCCGGAGCAGGTCGATGCGCGGATGATCGGCGGCATAGCCCTTCGGGCGGGTCTTCAGTTGTTCACCGCCCGTAGGGAATCCGGCCTTCGCCAGCCGGGCGAGAATCCGCTCCAGCTCGGCTCCGCGCACCTCGTCGTCGATCGTGGCGCGCAGCCGTGCGAGCTGGGCGGGGGAGGCGGCGTATATCCCACCGGCCACGAACAGCCCCGGTGCGCCGATCTGGACGTACCAGCCGGTGCCGGACGCCACGTGGACGATCGCACCCTGATGATCCTTGTAGGGCGTCTTGTTCTTGGAGAACCGCACATCCCGGTAGGGCCGGAAGACCTTCGCGGCGCCGAAGTCGGATTCCAGCTCGGCCATGAGCGCGGTCATCGGCTGCTTCACCGACTGTTCGTAGACGTGCTTGTTGGCGGTCCAGAACGTCTTCGAATTGTCGGCCTCGAGGTCTTCGTAGAAGTCCAGGCCCGCGAACGGGAATCCCGCGAACTCGCTCATGCTCGTGCGAGCAGGCTAGGCCGAGCCGTTGAACAGGCCGGTGACCGAGCCGTTCTCGAACACCTCGCGGATGGTGCGGGCCAGCAGCGGGGCGATCGACAGCACCGTCAGCGTCGGGAACTTCTTGTCCTCGGTGATCGGCAGTGTGTTGGTGACGATCACCTCGCGGGCGCCGCAGGACGCCAGCCGCTCGGCGGCCGGGTTGGACAGCACGCCGTGGGTGGCGGCGATGACCACGTCACCGGCGCCGGCCTCGCGCAGCACCCGCACGGCTTCGGCGATGGTGCCGCCGGTGTCGATCATGTCGTCGATCAGGATGCAGGTACGGCCGTCCACGTCACCGACCGGGCGGTGCGATTTGACCTGGTTGGGCACCAACGGGTCACGAGTCTTGTGGATGAACGCCACCGGGGCGCCGCCCAGCGAGTCGGCCCACTTCTCGGCGACCTTCACGCGGCCCGCGTCGGGGGAGACGACGGTGACGTTGTCCGTGCTGTAGTGGTTGCGCACGTACTCCGACAGCTGCACCAGCGCGTGCATGTGGTCGACCGGACCGTCGAAGAAGCCCTGGATCTGATCGGTGTGCAGGTCGACGGTGATGATCCGGTCCGCGCCGGCGGTCTTGAGCAGGTCGGCGACCAGCCGGGCGGAGATCGGCTCGCGGCCGCGGTGCTTCTTGTCCTGCCGGGCGTAGGGGTAGAACGGCAGCACCGAGGTGATCCGCTTGGCCGACCCGCGCTTGAGCGCGTCGAGCATGATGAGGTGCTCCATCAACCACTCGTTGAGCGGTGCCGGGAAGCCCTGCATCACGAACGCGTCCGAACCGCGCACGGATTCCTCGAACCGAACGAAGATCTCTCCGTTGGCGAAGTCGCGAGCAGTTTGCGGAGTGATCGGAACGTCGAGTTCCTTCGCCACCTGCTCGGACAACTCGGGGTGAGCGCGCCCCGAGAACAGCATCAGGTTCTTCTGATTATCGGTCGAGAACGCGGTCACTCTCTGTTGCCATCCTTTTGCTCGATTGCCTGACTCGCCCTGTCGCCGGCCGCGATCGCGTCGGCTGCGGCCTGCGCCGCAGCGGTCCCGGGACGTTTCCGCTGCACCCAGCCCTCGATATTGCGCTGTGCTCCGCCCGAGACGGCCAATGCCCCCGGCGGAACGTTTCTCCGCAGCACAGTACCTGCCGCCGAATAGGCGCCGTCGCCCACCGTCACCGGGGCTATGAACATCGTGTCACTACCGGTGCGCACATGGGAACCCACGACCGTGTGGTGCTTGTTCACCCCGTCGTAGTTGACGAAGACACTGGACGCGCCGATGTTGCTGTGCTCGCCGATGGTGGCGTCGCCGACGTAGGTCAGGTGCGGCACCTTGGAGTGCGCGCCGATGGTGGCGTTCTTGGTCTCGACGAAAGCTCCGAGCTTGCCGGACACCCCGACGATCGTGCCCGGCCGCAGGTACGCGAACGGGCCGATGGCCGCGCCGGGTCCGATGGTCGCGCCGGACCCGTGCGTGCGGACGACCGTGGCGCCCTCGCCGACCACCACGTCGGTGAGGGTGGAGTCGGGGCCGATCTCGGCGTCCTCGCCGACGACCGTATTGCCGAGCAACTGCACGCCCGGCCGCAGCACCGCGTCGCGGCCGATCCGGACACCGGCGTCGACCCAGGTCGTGGCCGGATCGATGACGGTGACCCCGGCCCGCATGTGGCGTTCGAGAATGTAGCGATTGAAGATGCGGGCGGCCGCGGCCATCTGCACCCGGTCGTTGACGCCGGTGACCTTGGCGGCGTCCACCAGCCGCGCGCCGTGCACCGGGTGCCCGCCCTCGCGCGCGAGTTTCAGCACATCGGTCAGGTACAGCTCGTGCTGGGCGTTGGCGGTGGTGAGGCGGCCGATCATGGCGCGCAGCACGGCCGC from Nocardia wallacei carries:
- a CDS encoding DUF2461 domain-containing protein; translated protein: MSEFAGFPFAGLDFYEDLEADNSKTFWTANKHVYEQSVKQPMTALMAELESDFGAAKVFRPYRDVRFSKNKTPYKDHQGAIVHVASGTGWYVQIGAPGLFVAGGIYAASPAQLARLRATIDDEVRGAELERILARLAKAGFPTGGEQLKTRPKGYAADHPRIDLLRHKSLLVSKEFGAPDWLPTPRAAKEIRKSWETMRPLIEWLGAVVGGETEAPPRR
- a CDS encoding ribose-phosphate diphosphokinase, producing the protein MTAFSTDNQKNLMLFSGRAHPELSEQVAKELDVPITPQTARDFANGEIFVRFEESVRGSDAFVMQGFPAPLNEWLMEHLIMLDALKRGSAKRITSVLPFYPYARQDKKHRGREPISARLVADLLKTAGADRIITVDLHTDQIQGFFDGPVDHMHALVQLSEYVRNHYSTDNVTVVSPDAGRVKVAEKWADSLGGAPVAFIHKTRDPLVPNQVKSHRPVGDVDGRTCILIDDMIDTGGTIAEAVRVLREAGAGDVVIAATHGVLSNPAAERLASCGAREVIVTNTLPITEDKKFPTLTVLSIAPLLARTIREVFENGSVTGLFNGSA
- a CDS encoding class II glutamine amidotransferase encodes the protein MRRAGEVRGVHEVGEVRGAGGVGGLDEARGAGEVRMAGGIGGRSPVTLVASRYRNPAPIWTDPAVDEVLPQLRSTAVVAAVRSATVGMPVERSACAPFTRGRWAFSHNGVVQDWQRVLTEVAAELGVTTLLAAESQTDAALLWVILHDLLEKLAEAAEYDRMPIEPDGGAAPAANGYAIAETPESWTLIADDWPERAAVPGRALRLLVSAVLARAPHARLNLLLSDGETLWATTVYHSLSALVTDTSVALSSEPYDDDPRWQAIADGQLVTARPGHLSVVPLASAESERAPS
- the egtD gene encoding L-histidine N(alpha)-methyltransferase: MTAPTLEIHLTDDDLTAALRSDARLGLTSTPKTLPPKWFYDARGSELFEAITALPEYYPTRTERALLEQVVGEIARIAQAEVLVELGAGSAAKTRLLLSALSAEGPLKTYVPQDVSVSALRDAAQQLVTEFPGLAVHGVVSDFTDTLHNLPRGGRRMIAFLGGTIGNLVPAERAEFLSGVHEVLEPGEQLLLGAGLVIDPAVLVPAYDDAAGVTAEFNRNVLYVLNSRLHADFDPESFRHVAVWDAANEWIEMRLEATRAMTATVADLGLTVRFDEGEQMRTEISAKFRVEGLTAELAVGGFDTEQVWTDPRDRFALVLAARR
- the glmU gene encoding bifunctional UDP-N-acetylglucosamine diphosphorylase/glucosamine-1-phosphate N-acetyltransferase GlmU, giving the protein MPQQTAVVVLAAGAGTRMRSKTPKVLHSLAGRSMLAHALHAANEIDPAYLITVIGHDRDQVGAAMNSVAAELGREITPAVQEQQLGTGHAVRCALSALPADFAGDLLVTSADVPLLDGDTLSALLAEHRSYPQRSAVTVLTFEPEDPNGYGRIVRDADGHMLEIVEHADATPEQAALTEVNSGVYVFDAAVLRAMIGRLTTANAQHELYLTDVLKLAREGGHPVHGARLVDAAKVTGVNDRVQMAAAARIFNRYILERHMRAGVTVIDPATTWVDAGVRIGRDAVLRPGVQLLGNTVVGEDAEIGPDSTLTDVVVGEGATVVRTHGSGATIGPGAAIGPFAYLRPGTIVGVSGKLGAFVETKNATIGAHSKVPHLTYVGDATIGEHSNIGASSVFVNYDGVNKHHTVVGSHVRTGSDTMFIAPVTVGDGAYSAAGTVLRRNVPPGALAVSGGAQRNIEGWVQRKRPGTAAAQAAADAIAAGDRASQAIEQKDGNRE